aaagtgacctaaatttatcaagtttcaatccctaagtctagtcaagtcgtcataaaattatgttccttatgcttccggtgataggcacttacctgccacacgcaaggtttgTTCTCCTCAAAAATGTTAtccatcgtctacacaaggtctcaaaggaaagTATCAAGAGAagcatagcattcatttccccggtaacctaactcggtctcaaaggggtgaattactagtttccactcacgacaacaaaTTTTTTATCCCTGATTTgtttttcattcattttttttctttttgaatgtttgcaaagtaccaaacttgaacaaactttcaatttttttttttgggattaatttttttccaaatgaccttacatgatctgagtttatccagtaaccaaaatatagttgagagatcaccatagaagcacaagtactagtccaattctatgaatcatgactattttagagttatcaaccatcaaaaatagtcatagtgtatagagatcctaaaacaaggccaatacttaaactcttatagtaaaagcattgctcacttcatgctatcaaagatagaaaaagatatatcactaaacatactagcaccataacacataaaatctagaataaatgtgctagtattttgcaataaggaacaagcaatcatgatgtgatgtaagatacaactagcaaaaattttattatgcaaaaagaagaaaataaaaataaaaaccaaatgcatctaatgcatccccccagacttaagcAATcattttgggccgcaaaaactgctttttcgcgttgcgaaaACCCTGATTCcgatgccaccggatccgtgcgaagtaaaattttcgaaaaacattacgtgtacgagtttcttatgctagttctaagctagatctacaaggaaaaggaatttaccctcgaagcgatgtccttcgcaatcccgctcgtccaacggttcactggatctcgagatcgtcaagtgtacgatcctctagaagtatccacacgaacaaactaggtggagaagacacaacaaaggtgtgctagcaccttagatggttcggccaaggaggaggagagggagaggagaatgagaacaaggaagaagatagaataaattccttgaattgcattcacttgcaattcaaatctggtcggccactattggagttataacctccattctcatttaatgtggccattaaagaggagatttgtaatctccatgaggtggcacacacatgtgctagccttgatgatgtggcacatcatcattggtcctcctaatgccaactcacaaatgaggtggcaaatggtcaagtcaaacttgacctttcatcttccttctcaagtcaagtcaaacttgaccaaatctctctcatggttgatctaatctaaccatttgattcaaaccaacttaatataatgaatctaattcatttaattaaattgattcaatgagtcataatctaaattagactcattgaacacatgaatcaacttgagtccaactcaattagttaaattaggaatactcttaatccaatttgattcatcacatgaatctaatcctcttggttcatcatatgaacctaatcttcatctaatttgttggaccccgtggtagttttgatgtgatcaaccaagttggttaggtcctgctgtgtttgatccctgtgtctgagtgtgcaggagcttaggaacacaggaagtcgagcggaagatgcagctagcaagaaggacggcacgggaagggagccgacgggctcggtgcgtccgaaggacgagagagctacggaagagtactccggtgggcgtcaagagcgtgcgcggcattcgagggatgttaagctgggatggaaggctgctcgaggagaaggtcgggaattgggttcgggtgagccctattccggttggccgcaatcacccaaaaagaacggagcgtcggaagttgGAAAAACCAATCTGGAAAttgtgctgccagcttggaggcgcctccagcaggcttggaggcacctccatcatgaaggcgccttcaaccctgatgaaggcacctccatcatgaaggcgccttcaacaggtcagatttgaccgtttgcgttgcggataaagttttatccgctgaccgagctggaggcaccttgaaccttgttggaggtgccttggaccctcgggatagactttccaggagctatataaaggcccctggagctaggaattaaagaacaactcaagcaatcaatctgtaatcaattcctagcaactaagtgagcgttctaagtgtaaaaaggcttctccgcttacagtaaaggagattctgctagtagagcttttcattgccctggattaacaacctccttggtagtaaccaggttaaattctatttctgtttctttttctgtctccttaatttagttgttattttattgatgatttaaattctgagttgaaatccgaggcgagtatagtttttatttttgttttcagcaattcacccccctcttgcggcctccgctgcacctacaattggtattagagcccgattatctgagaaggactaaccgccaactgaagcactacgatcaagacgatggccggagcgaacatccatcccccaaagttcgacggagacttcgccacatggaagcgcaaaatggaggtattttttaaaactgaatttgacattcttttaataatgaaatatggctatgcagtttcGAAAGACAAGGAGGAAAATacttggacgaaaaaggagcaagcagacttcgtcgctaacggaaaggctgagttccacctactcagcgttctgccgccgcaggaggtaaatcggatcggaagctacgactccgcgaaagatctttgggaaaaattcctggagcttcatgaaggtacttccgaagtgaAGCTAGCAAAGTGCAATATCCTCctgaaccagttaacgaacctccggatgaaccaaggcgagaaggtagcgcaactccaagaaagaatcaaggagctgataactcaactaacgaaccttggagaagaggtaaccaaccgggattctatccgatacgcgctcaatgtcttcccgagaactccagagtgggcttccatagtagatgcgtattacatctctaaggacctcgaggtaagtactttagaacaattattttctacttttgaacttcacgagtctcgagtttcagaactcaacggagcagagaagacaagtcagaacattgccttaaaggcaaagatgaacagttctgactccgaagcctcagtcgacgaatccgaagcgacactactggtaagacgcttcaataagtttttcagttctaatttaaatcgcagaggcatcatcgaaataAGAGGatagttcgttgctacaactacagcgaagaagggcacatcaaggaggactgcccaaaattgaagagaaaggagaaagaaaaggaaaagccaaaatacaagaaaccagaaccctccaagcacaagaatctgaaggctacttggtcagattcgtcaacctctgagtcagACATCGATGAATTCTTAGGGTTAGCGCTATTGgtgaaccatcaaccggaagaagactcaagctcagagatgagcatcgatgaagggggaggaacatcagaagaagaaagcagcagtgaagggggagcgtcaccagatcaggtaagtaaggtacgcaatctaaccccgtctcagtcatttcgatttattaaatcactttctaaagacttattcgaattagaaaaagaaaataaggaattaaaaatgaaattagcaaaagcatgtccacttgaaatgtatgatagtgtaaaatcagaaaatgataaattaaaattagaaattgaaaaactgaaatctgctgcatgcttaaatcaatttccaaattcaaaattaagaatttatggtaaattaaattggtatataaggaagcatcaaggtcaacttaggaaaataccaagaaactatataccccctagatttttgaatattcctgttggaaggaacctctattgggttccaaaatctttgcttaattaatttttcaaaaattaaaagcttacagtgagaaaattaaacattgaaattctttatggaaggtttgtctaaggaagtggttgttgctctaataaccaagaaggtctagtgtctcgccacgacctggaagctaaaatattgaaagaaaatgtttaattaactttctgaaaaagcattaaacaagaattaaataatgcttatcaaatgtttgttaaaataaataaaaattccttagaaatttttttaaaaaaattctaacttaattttttttgggttagaaattttcttctggaaaattctaaaaaaaaaatcattcacttgacttagaaatttttttttagaacatttgaacatttacttaggattttttttacttagatttttttttggaaaattgattttaacttagcaattttttcaaaaattcatttttaacttagaaaattttcaaaaacttcaatcttaattgaaaattcttaagaccccatattttgctgtgatcaaagggggagagtaaagtataagtttaggaggagttagataaatttaaaatttcttttattatttttataaatgtttagggggagttagacaaatttaaaatttccttcatttttataagtgttgcaattttactatttgcaaaaattatacttaacttgttagtttagtaattttttctttaaaattactgtttatgtctatttttaaccctaacttgaacttgggttgattcacatcaaaaaggggagattgttggaccccatggtagttttgatgtgatcaaccaagttggttaggtcctactgtgtttgatccctgtgtctgagtgtgcaagagcttaggaacacaggaagtcgagcggaagacgcagctagtgaaatggacggcacgggaagggagccgacgggctcggtgcgtccaaaggacgagagagctacggaagagtactccggtgggcgtgaagagcgtgtacagcgttcaagggacgttaagccggaacGGAAGGCtgatcgaggagaaggccgggaattgggttcgggtgagccctattccggttggccgcaatcacccaaaaagaacggagcgtcggaagctggaaaTTGTGCTgccggcttggaggcgcctccagcaggcttggaggcgcctccatcatgaaggcgccttcaaccctgttgaaggtgccttcaacaggtcagatttgaccgtttgcgttgcggataaagttttatccgctgaccgagatggaggtgccttggaccctcgggataaactttccaggagctatataaaggcccctgaagcTAGGAATTAAAGAACAACTCATGCAATCaatttgtaatcaattcctagcaactaagtgagcgttctaagtgtaaaaaggcttctccgcctacagtaaaggagattctgctagtagagcttttcatcgccctggattaacaacctccttggttgtaaccaggttaaattatgtttctgtttctttctctgtctccttaatttagttgttattttattgatgatttaaattctgagttgaaatccgaggagagtatagtttttatttttgttttcagcaattcacccccctctttccGGCATCCGCTACACCTAcataattgtcctttgtgtgtgaccctataggttcttataacgttggcaatgctcctaaaccaatttagaagcataagtaatgagcgttatctagcaacacatcattactacccaagttataagaatgttgagatccaacatcaccttatgactactaattgtgactcctcacaatatatgacaagtgtccttctatccttgacatttaaattgatcaatgtgaggcatagaccatatcatcctctaatcaatctaaatcttgaactccaagtagactcactcaatcaaatgagctcaacatctcatattgacttatttgggtatggtcatgcacttagtggtctcactctatcaagaatatcgatgtcactcccatcatataggagggatagatctcatctacatcactcacatccctccgcataatttgttacatacccagtaatcgcctttatagtccacccaattacgggtgacgtttgacaaaaccaaagtacgtaactccttatgtagggatccatggtgacttcaggtccaaggactagtagtcatactaatagtcacatgagaaagtatatgacactcatataacgatccatgatactttctcatggcagatcattcagtatacattctccaatgcatacccatgtgtcaacttgatatctctatatccatgacttgtgagatcaagtcatcgagttgacctacatgctagtctcgtcgcattaaacattgtccctgaatgttaatactcgactaggaatgattaagagtagtgttccctatatcatctcactatcggttcaactaaccgattgatataggtaagaaccctctactcaaggacgctattatacttagttatttggcaccaatacaagtaagtataataaccaaaacaaaaatgtctttatttatatacaagaatatgatacaatgagtccatacaacaatcatcaaatgattggctctaggactctaactaacatataATTCGTCCACACTTTTATTCATAAAAGAACCTCTAGCTGATGAATCCAAATAACatttatctgagaaagaaattcccctatagaatatgtgcaggGTAAGCCAATtttccaaaccatgatgagggcactgtctttgtagactcttgaaccTGTCCCATACTTCAAATAacgattctccatatgcctgagtaAAATTTATTATGCAACTCCTCATGTAGATTGTTCTACtgggagggaaaaaatgattcagaaattgctgctccaattgttcccaacttatgatggtttgaggatggagagaatataaccaagtcctcgCTTTGTCCTTGATACTAAAAAGAAATGCCATCAACCGGACTGCATCTACTGAtactccttcacaattcaccatatcacaaagctctagaaatgtctcaaggtgcagataaggactttctgatgcttctcctccaaatttatggccttgtatcatggaaattaactctgggtctagttggaaactttctgcttcaatatgaGACTGCACAataggagataaaaatcttgcagaaatgggtgtagagaaatctcttaagggcctgcttaacatgttagtgctcatcgatattcaagaaaggagaaaaaaaattgagtaaaaaTATAGATGAAGAATTAATGATAAGAAGTAAAGTGCTATatgaaaaataagaaacaaaatgcaaattttgaagacaagaaagaaaatgtagattttttttttgaattatgaaaatggaaaaatcaaaactattcacaagtctagattaactaaattaCTAGTCTACTAATGATAATGCGAGAAGTCCCCGGCAatggtgccaaaaacttgttacgcaaccgcaagtgtatggtttcatcgtcagtaatataaaagattgtcgaaccacagggactgttgattaagcactagagatatcaCAAAGTACGttatctagacaaacctaagattggtgagaaaagagtgtaagagagagagaagaggaaagtgagaagagagaaaagagagaactgatcttggagggaatgagctttgggagatggattctaggatttcggtttcattataatactaggagatactacatagattgcttagtctccatcctctatgtcaatgctcttgcatgaagttagattggccagtatccctaagtatcacAGAGAGATAATCCCTGtaaaatcctgtaacggttaaccccctgtcatgagggcgcctcggtagatcacttggatacatatctagtaaagaacaataaggataagggtaaAAGTTCGGTATGATTGCCTACCTTCtaatggaggaattgcctctcctttcaagagaatgtcctagacgtccgtgaacgggttacccttatcactagggcccctcaggtatacgatctagagcactctcttcacgagagcagcagttcctaagggattgtttctccttttgagGGAATGTCTTAggcgtccggaaagggttacccctgtcactagggtaccttggtcaatacgctctaaggtatcccctttgcgggatcaataatcctccacatcaatcagcCAAAGCATAGAAATATAAACATGTCACACAAGCATGAACGAGACATTGACAAGTTATCGAATAGAAACAAgatgaatctacatagttctacatctccatcgcattacaattactccctaatcctagaagaggacgtCTAGTCCATTGTGGGGTAAGAACAaccccagaacataaagaaaagcatacttacaaccctagaagaaaaggaagaagagatgcttgatgattccgatgtcgcggggatgcttccttgctccggagatggacggatcataaagggatggcggtggatgaagctctacggCTTTTCCCGaggggagggacgaagtcccgaaccaaaaATCCACCAAAATAAGGTTTCTTAACCCTTTTATACGCTAGGGTACGGGAGCCGCACGgcccgtggcacgaccgtgcgaggTTGGCACGGCCAAGCCCATCCTCTCTTCTGGTtgggtggcacggtcgtgcgattCCGCACGGCCGTGTCTTCTTTCTGCACTGGGGtggtcacacggccatgcaaggttgCACGGCTATGGCCTTCTACTTCTCTGCCTAGGGTCACATGGTCGTGCGGAATCGCACGGCCATGACCCCCTCCCTctctggaatgttggcacggtCGTGACATTTGGCACAACCGTGTGTTGCTTGGCTGCTGGTCAtgggggcacggtcgtgcaggtTTGCATGGCCAAGCATGGTTCTCCTTCGGTTGTGGCCACACAGCCGTGCAAGGTTACACGGGCCAAGCTCCTGTGTGctgtcaacaagaaaacacacaaagagcagatctccaaacaaaagagTACTTATGATGAGTATGCACTAAAGGAGACAATTATGCCAAGAATATGTAtgcataaagtaagtgaatgtgcactaaaacatgcataaatgatcataatatttacgcacatcatatGTTACTACcactataacataaataatatacaggggcatgaatgctaaacaggtaacaaacaaaacatgctcggaaacaaatagtgacataccgatgtagatataaacataattattactatttgttaaaatctactaagcatatcaacatgacattatctaaaagataagtcaaggtacccgcctcaaatagaaggtccaatctagtcaaatccgacgtcgagatactcatctcgaatcagagtcccgcgtcaccaatatatacatttttatttagctaaaattcaatgaatagctaaataaaatctctacgactaatttagggtaaaatccTTATCACATAACCATcatcctacctaaattaaatccaatggttaattaggattagttaccctAATCCAAACAacccattagattagaaatccaaacctAAATCCACTACACATAACAACTCATTATAACCTTTAATTTAAAATATGatctacactacaagaaaaaccttcatagacatcggtggaacaacagcagttttaagcaaaaactgatgtctttgagtattttataccgggttttccaaaaatcggtgtctataagcgcagagtttcgctcatagacatcgatttttaagCTAATGTCTATGCgcgccttttttttgttaatagacaccgattttaacagcggtttttaaaacccggtgtctataataaaataaaataatttaatttttccaccaatacttagccgaaatttgtaacacttcacacttccctccaaacctaaacctatatcgcgtcgtCTCGCAacaccaccaccactttcctcctcgccgctacccgtccgaccatctctctcaacctcatctccctcttccccttcctagatcgatgcACAACACAGCTTGCCTTTTGTTTGACTAAGGATGCAGAGGGTAGCAGCGTAGGCAGCCTAACCCATGGAGGACGAGGTGACGGAGTTGCATTCCATCCCCCCGACGCTGCCTCCAGAATTGGTAGCGGTGATGGCAGCTCACTCTCGCCCGCCGATCTCCGCTCCTCCATCTCAGCTGGACTCTCCGTCGCTCATGGGATCGCCCCTGCTGCCTTCGGCGACCCCGCGGTCGGCCACCCTGCGAACGGTGATGGTGTGCATGCTGAGGACACCCAGCCGCTGGCCAGCCCCATGCAGAAGGTCGTGGTCAGCATGCGCGAGTACCTGGAGGAGATCACCAATTAGAGAGCAGCAGCGACATTTGACTTTAGGGAACAGCCGGAGGAAGCACTGAGAAGGCGGTATACTCACCGAGGGGGCTCGGCACCGCCACACCCTCCGCCTCGAGCCCCGGATCGGCGTTGAGGTCGATGCCCTGTGGCCGCTTCGCCTCTTCATCTACCGCCAGCGTCACCGCTCGAGCTCCATCGCCCCCCTCGCAAGCGACCTTCTCGGCGCCGCCCCCGAAGAAGTCCTCCCACTTGAACGACGGGCTCCACCTGGCCGACGCCGCGGTGCCTCGCCCAACGAACATGGACTGCGACGCGTGGAGCATTCGGCGCAGGATGGCGAAGAACTCCTCCACATCCTCCTCCGACGCTGCGGGACCCTTTTCTCCACGCGGCAGCGATGAACAAGCGGGTCGAGGCTTTGAGGGGAGACGGTCGTCGCCGCCGCCGCGTCGCTTCCGCTGGGAGGAGGATGCATCCATGCGCCCTTCCTATTTGTGAAAATGAGTCAACGAGGTTAGCATTTAGCATTAGCAATGCAAAGTAGTATTAAACGACAATCCATGCATTGGAAATTGTATAAAGCTGACAAACCAACCAATTCGATCAAAACCTGCTACTTAAATTACTattattatcttaaaaaaaagacAGAAATGGAAGGTGAGATCAGGCCATGTTCATGCATGCTTCACATAGCAACTGATTGATAAAGTCTATATATTGTAAATTCTTTACTGAATTTGACTCATGCAGTGATTGAATAGGAGATTTAGAGTTTTTTCCCTAGCATATAGAGAAGAAGGAAAGTCTCAAGAATTACAAATTAGATAGAGGCCTAACCATCTAATACAAAATGTAGAGTAAAGCACAGCTAATTAGATGGTAGACTGAGGGGTTTAGCAGATGGTTACTGCACAACGAATTTGATCTATCAGGAAACCATCTGCAGTGATTGGCGATCTCTTCATCAATACTTTGCAGCAACCTGCAGTGATTTGGTTTCATCTCttccagataacctagaaacttGCATGTGTAACCTAGAAACTCAAATATAGTGGAAGCTAAAAAATATtagagtttcatcttcttgatctcttgattgcaagtattaattgattgatgcatgcaatgtgtttgatgattTTCCTCAAATACTAccctgagttgattttatcatttttgtttgctagattgaggagttgttatttACTATTGCTAATTTGGTTTTATGtattccttgaactatcaagtttcttttatcaaGTTTCTTTAACAATGGAAGGGATTCCAAATAATAGAGGCGTTAATTACAGAGCGTTAGAAGAACTGTTCAAAATTTCTGGATAGAGAAGCTCTCTCATGAGATATGAATTTTATGTCAGTATGTTGAAGGTTTATAATAAGAAGATCAGAGATCTTCTTGCAGATAGTCCCGACCAACTCTCAAAGAGGTAGAATTATCCTGGAAGGATTTGTAATCATGCATGATTGAAAACTGTTTTGTTACCTCTTGCCAAGTAAAGGTTCAATTTGTTGGGCTTTGTTGTTTTTCTGAAGGTTGGATATAAAGCAAGCATCAGATGGGACGCA
The genomic region above belongs to Zingiber officinale cultivar Zhangliang chromosome 11A, Zo_v1.1, whole genome shotgun sequence and contains:
- the LOC122031335 gene encoding protein NEGATIVE REGULATOR OF RESISTANCE-like is translated as MDASSSQRKRRGGGDDRLPSKPRPACSSLPRGEKGPAASEEDVEEFFAILRRMLHASQSMFVGRGTAASARWSPSFKWEDFFGGGAEKVACEGGDGARAVTLAVDEEAKRPQGIDLNADPGLEAEGVAVPSPLGEYTAFSVLPPAVP